Within Paenibacillus sp. RUD330, the genomic segment AAGCAGCAGTCCTTTCCGTTTGGCCGCCTTGATCATGCCTTCGAGCGCATCTCTCGAGCTTGCGGTCGGATGCATCAGAATGAGGGATCCCGGCCCGATGCCGCGTGCGATCTTGTCGACGACCGCGCCCGGCGAAGGCTTGCGCCAATCCACCGTATCCAGCGTCCACATGACGGTCCTCAGTCCTTGCGCGCGCGCCGCTTTGACCGTCGAGGCGTTGTAGCTTCCCGATGGCGGGGCGAACAGCCGGTTGCTGACAGCCAGCGTTTCCTTGAGCAGCAGCTCGGTGCGCGTGATCTGCAACGTCTGCTGCTCCATTCCGAGCTTGCTCATATCGGGATGAGAGTAGGCATGATTGGAAATCTCATGGCCCGCCGCCTGGATTTTACGCGCTTCTTCCGGATATTTCTTCAACCAGGATCCATCCAGGAAAAAGGTCGCCTTCACTCCGAACCGGTCGAGAGTCGCCAGCATCGGCTCCAAATATTCGTTGCCCCACGCGACATTGATCATGAACGAGGCGGTCGGCTTCGCGGGATTGCCCCGATAGATCGGCTCCAGCGGATAATTCTCCACGCTTACCTTCGGCTTGACCGCCTTGTACACATATTGAACAGGGCCGTCGGGACGAAGCTGCGCTTGCCGGTAGGTAGCCTCGATATCGACTTCGCGTCCGTCATAGCCCGGTATCGCCCGGAACCAACGGTCGACCTTCGCATCCACAGGCGGGATATAGCGCTTTTCCGCCTCCAGCTTGATTTCCGTCCGCAGCGCCTCTTCATTGTCTGTCAGCAGCATCGCCGACCGGCTTTCCCCGCTTTTGACAGCCTGAACGTACCCTCCGGCGCCGCCATAACTGACCGCAAGCAGGACGACGGCTGCGCCGAAGGCGGCGGACAAGCCCCATTGCCGCAGTTTCATCGCTACATCCCTCCACTCTTCTCCATGATTCCTATGAATGAGAGGGACAATTTATGCGGCTTGGACTCCTTGGGTCCGGAGGGTTCCGCATCGCGATGCAGTCTCCCTGCATGGCCGGGCAGGCAAATAAAAAAAGAACCAGAGAAAGTCTCTGGCTCTGAGTTTTTGACCGTCTGGACCTCCAGCCGGAATCAGGCTTGGGAAGGAGCCTCGGCCGTAAGAACCGCTTTGCGGGACAGGTTGATGCGTCCCTGCTGGTCGATCTCCGTCACCTTGACGGTGATGACGTCGCCGATGTTGACGGCGTCTTCCGTCTTGGCAACCCTCTCCGTCGACAGCTGGGAAATATGGACCAGTCCGTCCTTGTTCGGGAGGATCTCCACGAACGCCCCGAATTTCTCGACGCGCTTGACCGTGCCGGTGTAGATCTCGCCGACGACGACTTCCTTGACGATGCCTTCGATGATGGCGCGGGCGCGCTTGTTCATCTCTTCGTTGGAGGAAGCGATGTAGACCATGCCGTCCTGCTCGATATCGATTTTGACTCCCGTCTCCTCGATGATCTTGTTGATGATCTTGCCGCCTGCGCCGATGACATCGCGGATCTTGTCCGGATTGATGCGGAGCGTCATGATCTTAGGCGCGTATGCCGACAGGCTCTCGCGCGGCTTGCTCATGGTGGCGTTCATCTTGTCCAGGATATGCATGCGGCCTACGCGGGCTTGCTCCAGCGCTTGGGTCAGAATCGCGCGGTCGATGCCGTCGATCTTGATGTCCATCTGGATGGCCGTTACGCCTTCGGCGGTGCCGGCGACCTTGAAGTCCATATCCCCGAGATGGTCTTCCATGCCTTGAATGTCCGTCAGGATGGAGAAATGCTCTCCGTCCTTGATCAGCCCCATCGCCACGCCGGCTACCGGCGCCTTGATCGGCACGCCTGCGTCCATCATGGCCAGAGAGCTGGCGCAGATGCTCGCTTGCGAAGTGGAGCCGTTGGATTCCAGCACCTCGGATACGAGGCGGATCGTGTACGGGAAGTCGGCCTCCGAAGGAAGAACCTTGGAAAGGGCGCGTTCGCCGAGGGCTCCGTGTCCGATCTCGCGGCGGCCAGGCGCGCGCAGAGGGCGTGCTTCGCCGACGCTGAACGGCGGGAAGTTGTAGTGATGCATGAAGCGCTTGGTCGTCTCCGGGCTGATGCCGTCCAGAATCTGGACATCGCCGAGCGCTCCCAGGGTGCAGACGCTGAGCGCCTGCGTCTGGCCGCGCGTGAACAGGCCTGTGCCGTGCGTGCGGGGCAGCACCGATACGTCGCAGTCGATCGGACGGATCTCGTCCAGTCCGCGTCCGTCCGGACGAACCTTGTCATGCGTAATGAGGCGGCGCACTTCCTCCTTGACGATGTCGTACAGCGTTTCCTTCACGTCGCCCATGAGCTCCGGAGTTTCCGCATAGACTTCCTGGAAGTGGGCGACCGCTTCGCTGTTCGCGAGATCGATCGCTTCCTGGCGGGCATGCTTTTCCTCGATGCGGATCGCTTCGACCAGACGCGCCGAAGCGAACGCCCGCACAGCGTCGTTGACTTCGGAATCGACGGTATGGAGAACAACCTCCATCTTTTCCTTGCCGCATTGAGCCGTCAGCTCGTCGATCGTAGCCACGATGTTCTTGATCTCGTCATGGCCGAACATGATCGCTTCGAGCATGACTTCTTCAGTCAGCTCGTTGGCTTCGGCTTCCACCATCATGATGGCGTCTTTCGTGCCGGAAACAACGAGCTTGAGATCGCTCGCTTCTTCCTGCTCCACCGTCGGATTGATGATGAACTTGCCGTCCACCCGGCCTACGATGACGCCTCCGATCGGTCCGTTGAACGGAACGTCGGAGATGCTCAGCGCAGCGCCTGTGCCGATCATCGCGGCAATCTCGGGCGGACAGTCCTGGTCCACGCTCATGACGAGGTTCAGCACTTGAACATCGTTGCGGAACCCTTCCGGGAACAGCGGACGGATCGGACGGTCGGTCAGGCGGCTCGAAAGGATGGCCTTCTCGCTCGGGCGTCCTTCGCGCTTGATGAAGCCCCCAGGAATCTTGCCCACGGCATAGAGGCGCTCCTCGTAGTTGACCGTAAGCGGGAAGAAGTCCAGATCCTTCGGACCCGAAGAAGCGGTAACGGTGCAGAGGACGACGGTGTCGCCATACCGTACCGTAACGGCGGCATTGGCCTGCTTGGCCAGGCGGCCGCTTTCGAGGGTCAGCTGGCGACCCCCCAGTGTCATTTGAACCTGGTGCATGATATCCCTCCTAATCTAGAAAAATATTCGGCGCAGCCTCGGGTTATCCTGCCCGGCGCGGACGCCCGACCCTCTCCTGAAGCCTTGTCCGGATATGTAAAGATAGACTTGTCGAATTGATTATAAAAAGCAACCGGGCTGCAGCCCTTCCGGGAAT encodes:
- a CDS encoding polysaccharide deacetylase family protein; the protein is MKLRQWGLSAAFGAAVVLLAVSYGGAGGYVQAVKSGESRSAMLLTDNEEALRTEIKLEAEKRYIPPVDAKVDRWFRAIPGYDGREVDIEATYRQAQLRPDGPVQYVYKAVKPKVSVENYPLEPIYRGNPAKPTASFMINVAWGNEYLEPMLATLDRFGVKATFFLDGSWLKKYPEEARKIQAAGHEISNHAYSHPDMSKLGMEQQTLQITRTELLLKETLAVSNRLFAPPSGSYNASTVKAARAQGLRTVMWTLDTVDWRKPSPGAVVDKIARGIGPGSLILMHPTASSRDALEGMIKAAKRKGLLLVPVSETISEERIEAPVEAKP
- the pnp gene encoding polyribonucleotide nucleotidyltransferase, whose protein sequence is MMHQVQMTLGGRQLTLESGRLAKQANAAVTVRYGDTVVLCTVTASSGPKDLDFFPLTVNYEERLYAVGKIPGGFIKREGRPSEKAILSSRLTDRPIRPLFPEGFRNDVQVLNLVMSVDQDCPPEIAAMIGTGAALSISDVPFNGPIGGVIVGRVDGKFIINPTVEQEEASDLKLVVSGTKDAIMMVEAEANELTEEVMLEAIMFGHDEIKNIVATIDELTAQCGKEKMEVVLHTVDSEVNDAVRAFASARLVEAIRIEEKHARQEAIDLANSEAVAHFQEVYAETPELMGDVKETLYDIVKEEVRRLITHDKVRPDGRGLDEIRPIDCDVSVLPRTHGTGLFTRGQTQALSVCTLGALGDVQILDGISPETTKRFMHHYNFPPFSVGEARPLRAPGRREIGHGALGERALSKVLPSEADFPYTIRLVSEVLESNGSTSQASICASSLAMMDAGVPIKAPVAGVAMGLIKDGEHFSILTDIQGMEDHLGDMDFKVAGTAEGVTAIQMDIKIDGIDRAILTQALEQARVGRMHILDKMNATMSKPRESLSAYAPKIMTLRINPDKIRDVIGAGGKIINKIIEETGVKIDIEQDGMVYIASSNEEMNKRARAIIEGIVKEVVVGEIYTGTVKRVEKFGAFVEILPNKDGLVHISQLSTERVAKTEDAVNIGDVITVKVTEIDQQGRINLSRKAVLTAEAPSQA